Proteins encoded by one window of Gemmatimonadaceae bacterium:
- a CDS encoding iron-sulfur cluster assembly accessory protein yields MSTMNQPEVLVTVTPVAATEVRKFMAQENVDPAKGGLRVSVQPGGCSGFKYGLLIEDEAAEDDFVLSQGEWNVFVDPFSAQYMNGVIIDYVSSMQGSGFTFKNPNATGGCGCGSSFSA; encoded by the coding sequence ATGAGCACGATGAATCAGCCCGAAGTGTTGGTGACCGTCACACCGGTTGCCGCCACCGAGGTCAGAAAGTTCATGGCGCAGGAAAATGTCGACCCGGCCAAGGGCGGCCTCCGCGTGAGCGTTCAGCCCGGCGGCTGCAGCGGCTTCAAATACGGCCTCCTCATCGAGGACGAGGCCGCGGAAGACGACTTCGTCCTGTCTCAGGGCGAGTGGAACGTGTTCGTCGACCCCTTTTCGGCCCAGTACATGAACGGTGTGATTATCGACTATGTCTCGTCGATGCAGGGATCAGGATTCACGTTCAAGAACCCGAACGCGACCGGCGGCTGCGGCTGCGGAAGTTCGTTCTCAGCCTAG
- the nagB gene encoding glucosamine-6-phosphate deaminase, producing MASPSSFLASHPPRERIQTVIAGDHDDIAELVAIRIAELIRQHNAAGTRLVLGLATGSTPIGIYRELIRMHREEGLSFACVETFNLDEYYPMAKDSIHSYHRFMWENLFSQVDIDPANVHIPPGDVTRDKVAEAARAYEAAIAAAGGIDFQILGIGKTGHIGFNEPGSGADSRTRLVTLDAITRKDAAADFFGEDYVPREAVTMGVATILDAREIAIIATGEHKAGIVERAVEGGVDLEVAATFLQRHPNTTFYVDRAAAAELTRIKTPWLLDEVQWTKDLMVRAVIWLSERTNKAILKLTQRDYADARMSSLVAKFGSPGEVNGKVFNVLGAKIRGKSKLPLGHRIVCFSPHPDDDVISMGGILRKLVENDNDIVVAYMTSGNIAVFDHDVRRYADFLLRLAAEGRIDHGKVDALVADVHASLERKSPGDIDSADVQALKRIIRETEAVSGLETVGLPRSAARFLNLPFYQTGKVRKDPIGPADVEIVRALLDEMRPEMIFVAGDLSDPHGTHRMCKEAIDGALEELSFPKPEVWLYRGAWQEWPVHEATFLVPLSQEELRLKIQAIFKHQSQKDSAPFPGGYDEREFWQRVEARNKGTAAELDRLGLAEYFAMEAYVVDGEKR from the coding sequence GTGGCCTCCCCTTCGTCGTTTCTGGCGTCACATCCGCCGCGCGAGCGCATCCAGACGGTCATCGCCGGCGACCACGACGACATCGCCGAGCTCGTCGCGATCCGAATCGCCGAGCTGATTCGCCAGCACAACGCGGCCGGCACCCGCCTCGTTCTCGGGCTCGCCACGGGGTCGACGCCGATCGGCATATACCGCGAGCTCATTCGCATGCACCGCGAAGAAGGATTGAGCTTTGCGTGCGTCGAGACGTTCAATCTCGACGAGTACTACCCGATGGCGAAGGACAGTATCCACTCCTACCACCGCTTCATGTGGGAGAATCTGTTCTCGCAGGTCGACATCGATCCGGCCAACGTCCACATCCCGCCGGGCGACGTGACGCGAGACAAAGTCGCCGAGGCCGCCCGCGCATACGAGGCGGCGATCGCAGCAGCGGGCGGCATCGACTTTCAGATCCTCGGCATCGGCAAGACCGGCCACATCGGCTTCAACGAACCGGGCTCCGGCGCCGACAGCCGCACGAGGCTCGTGACACTCGACGCGATTACGCGGAAAGACGCCGCCGCCGATTTCTTCGGCGAGGACTACGTGCCGCGCGAAGCAGTCACGATGGGCGTGGCGACGATCCTCGACGCCCGCGAGATCGCCATCATCGCGACGGGCGAGCACAAGGCGGGGATCGTCGAGCGGGCCGTGGAAGGGGGCGTCGATCTCGAGGTCGCCGCGACGTTCCTCCAACGCCACCCCAACACGACTTTCTACGTCGATCGCGCCGCCGCCGCGGAGCTGACGCGCATCAAGACGCCCTGGCTGCTCGACGAAGTGCAGTGGACCAAGGACCTGATGGTCCGCGCCGTGATCTGGCTGTCGGAGCGCACGAACAAGGCGATCCTCAAACTCACGCAGCGCGACTACGCCGATGCGCGCATGTCGTCGCTCGTCGCCAAGTTCGGCTCGCCGGGCGAGGTGAACGGCAAGGTCTTCAACGTCCTCGGCGCCAAGATTCGCGGGAAGTCGAAGCTGCCGCTCGGCCATCGGATCGTGTGCTTCTCGCCGCACCCCGACGACGACGTCATCTCGATGGGCGGAATTCTTCGCAAGCTGGTCGAGAACGACAACGACATCGTCGTCGCGTACATGACCAGCGGCAACATCGCCGTGTTCGACCACGACGTGCGCCGCTATGCGGACTTTCTCCTGCGCCTCGCCGCCGAGGGGCGCATCGATCACGGCAAAGTGGACGCGCTCGTCGCCGACGTCCACGCGTCGCTGGAGCGGAAATCGCCCGGCGACATCGACTCGGCGGACGTGCAGGCGCTCAAGCGGATCATTCGCGAGACCGAAGCGGTGAGCGGGCTCGAGACGGTCGGGCTGCCGCGGAGCGCGGCGCGTTTCCTGAACCTGCCGTTCTACCAAACGGGCAAAGTCCGCAAGGATCCGATCGGTCCGGCGGACGTCGAGATCGTGCGCGCTCTGCTCGACGAGATGCGCCCCGAGATGATCTTCGTCGCCGGCGATCTCTCCGACCCGCACGGCACGCACCGCATGTGCAAGGAAGCGATCGACGGCGCGCTCGAGGAGCTCTCCTTCCCGAAACCCGAGGTTTGGCTCTATCGCGGCGCGTGGCAAGAGTGGCCGGTTCATGAGGCGACGTTCCTGGTTCCGCTGTCCCAGGAGGAGCTCCGCCTCAAGATCCAGGCGATCTTCAAGCATCAGTCCCAGAAGGACTCCGCTCCCTTCCCGGGGGGCTATGATGAGCGGGAGTTCTGGCAGCGCGTCGAAGCGCGCAACAAGGGAACGGCTGCGGAGCTGGATCGTCTGGGATTGGCCGAGTACTTCGCCATGGAGGCATATGTCGTCGACGGAGAGAAGCGCTGA